The following proteins are encoded in a genomic region of Spartobacteria bacterium:
- a CDS encoding 4'-phosphopantetheinyl transferase superfamily protein produces MNAALHIDVRPLFPDTVHSEFRRVADEAFVLDPQEQALIEGTCSVRFQQFSTGRVIARKLLREIGAEAGPLLKNSIGAPQWPDGVAGSITHTREWCGVAVALIRHVQGLGLDIEQPERMTRQIAERILIPKELGWIDHVAEGDGLRWATLFFSAKEAVYKALNPLTGAWIGFSDVRIIPDMARRTFSVALYHQDAKVNDFAPLLQGRFFFECNYVAAGVYICRK; encoded by the coding sequence ATGAATGCCGCGCTACATATTGATGTCCGGCCTTTATTTCCAGATACGGTACACTCTGAGTTCAGACGGGTGGCTGATGAGGCCTTTGTACTGGATCCGCAGGAACAGGCATTAATCGAGGGCACGTGCAGCGTGCGTTTTCAGCAATTTTCCACAGGTCGCGTCATCGCAAGAAAATTGTTGAGGGAGATAGGGGCAGAAGCAGGTCCTCTGTTAAAAAACAGCATAGGGGCTCCGCAATGGCCGGACGGAGTGGCTGGATCGATTACCCACACACGGGAGTGGTGCGGGGTGGCGGTTGCATTAATTAGGCATGTCCAGGGGCTGGGGTTGGATATTGAGCAACCGGAACGGATGACACGTCAGATTGCGGAACGTATATTGATACCCAAAGAGCTGGGGTGGATTGACCATGTTGCGGAAGGGGACGGACTGCGTTGGGCTACGCTGTTTTTCAGTGCAAAGGAGGCGGTATATAAGGCACTGAATCCACTGACAGGAGCATGGATTGGATTTTCCGATGTGCGCATTATTCCGGATATGGCCCGCAGGACTTTTTCCGTAGCACTATATCATCAGGATGCCAAAGTGAATGATTTTGCCCCGTTGTTGCAGGGTCGGTTTTTCTTTGAATGCAACTATGTCGCCGCCGGGGTTTATATTTGCAGAAAATAG
- a CDS encoding PAS domain S-box protein: MTDKKRKNPRMNQAFIDKVIERLDLLDSGSLQVHFLRLAQEKGLMETVLQAIQEGIILIDEHGIIMYANHSAGKLLGFNHDEIAGKEIGRIFREIEWEALLKLEETEWSRIITREVETFYPRHGYLNFYIVPLTLVSSSSTPLATHNDLEGAVILIRDITLERQNTAEVMESERLQAITLLAASVAHEIGNPLNSLTIHLQLLHREMNELSRSEDTEALQELLHVASHEVERLDQILNQFLSALRPVPLELTRLHIDTVLQECLDFLAQEISDRYINLKVTAEETTPSIQGDANQLKQVFFNLIRNAIQSMTPGGQLTVELTSNDRFVIIAFVDTGSGISPEHMGHIFEPFQTTKHDGNGLGLMIVQRIIRDHGGEIEIQSKPDQGSTFTIHLPREDRRIRLLNAPQKEPTEEHHE; the protein is encoded by the coding sequence ATGACAGATAAAAAAAGAAAGAACCCGCGAATGAATCAGGCGTTCATTGATAAAGTCATTGAACGTCTTGATCTGTTGGATTCCGGCAGTTTACAAGTGCATTTTTTGCGGCTGGCTCAGGAAAAAGGATTGATGGAGACCGTCCTGCAAGCCATCCAGGAAGGGATCATTCTCATCGATGAACACGGCATCATTATGTACGCCAATCACTCCGCCGGAAAACTGCTTGGATTTAATCACGATGAGATCGCAGGAAAGGAAATCGGACGGATTTTTCGCGAAATCGAATGGGAGGCACTGCTTAAACTGGAAGAAACCGAGTGGAGCCGCATCATCACCCGCGAAGTGGAAACCTTCTATCCTCGGCATGGCTACCTGAACTTCTATATAGTACCCCTGACACTGGTTTCATCCTCGTCCACCCCACTGGCCACCCACAATGATTTGGAAGGGGCCGTGATCCTGATTCGTGACATTACCTTGGAACGGCAGAATACCGCCGAGGTGATGGAATCCGAACGGCTTCAAGCGATCACTTTGCTGGCTGCAAGTGTAGCCCATGAAATAGGGAATCCTCTCAATTCACTCACCATTCACCTGCAGCTGCTACATCGTGAAATGAATGAATTATCCCGCTCGGAAGATACGGAAGCACTGCAGGAACTGCTGCACGTCGCCTCGCACGAAGTCGAGCGGCTCGATCAGATTCTAAACCAGTTTCTGAGCGCCCTTCGCCCCGTTCCACTGGAATTAACGCGTCTTCATATTGATACTGTGCTCCAGGAATGCCTCGATTTCCTTGCGCAGGAAATCAGCGATCGTTACATCAACCTGAAAGTTACCGCAGAGGAAACAACCCCGTCGATCCAGGGCGATGCCAACCAGCTCAAACAGGTCTTCTTTAACCTCATACGCAACGCCATCCAGTCCATGACTCCCGGAGGACAACTCACTGTGGAATTAACCAGCAATGACAGATTTGTCATCATCGCCTTCGTTGATACCGGTTCCGGAATCTCCCCCGAACACATGGGACATATCTTTGAACCGTTTCAAACCACCAAACATGATGGTAACGGACTGGGCCTCATGATTGTACAACGTATCATCCGCGACCACGGCGGCGAGATTGAAATCCAGAGTAAACCTGACCAGGGATCCACCTTCACCATTCATCTGCCGCGCGAAGATCGTCGGATCCGACTGCTGAACGCACCCCAAAAAGAACCGACCGAGGAACATCATGAGTGA